One part of the Anaeromyxobacter sp. Fw109-5 genome encodes these proteins:
- a CDS encoding fibronectin type III domain-containing protein, with translation MSRRTRTWVGLVAVLALSGLVSACGLEEPVAQEPEARPTFAAERSAVQVVSGAVCTGTGAHDAHEGFANGCITCHPCGGALGFAPDATLPSGRPVSGNITTDATGTSCTVACHTPEGQPSTAISWSATGPFPCSQCHSQGLAAPAGGSSHPADNSSVEANRTACQSCHDTSRHVTGTPLVKTPNGPIEIPPGGSVEANGVCEQCHLGDGLVLAGKSPPFLVGWENTTTGDWHGARAGTGSGGTLAAPYARGQGPLPCTVCHDAHVSPNAFIFASQVNGVSIPAGAIGRAGVGAEQLCSACHLGNRHAYCTTCHTSDPQPAGSPCFACHGHEGIRYIPIPNVKPHNMAPKEGSGCAHCHSPGWRPVAESVPPTITVAPAISNVTSSSVTVRWTTNEPSSSYVEYGVGSPGQVAGTPEVVTDHVVELINLSGPTTYVFRVRSADVSRNVVQSALSTFATSDPNAPMPPLLDVEPTFYSYEYIQPVELTWTAVSSPIAGNGVQYRCVVEFGDGSVASDSGWISTPSYNAQLYTLWWPDEYRWRVKARDAVTGVESVWSDYSTFGIWSPEW, from the coding sequence GTGTCCAGGCGTACGCGGACGTGGGTGGGCCTCGTCGCGGTCCTCGCGCTTTCGGGGCTGGTCTCCGCGTGCGGCCTCGAAGAGCCCGTCGCGCAAGAGCCCGAGGCCAGACCGACGTTTGCCGCCGAGCGCAGCGCCGTCCAGGTCGTCTCGGGCGCCGTGTGCACGGGCACGGGCGCCCACGACGCGCACGAGGGCTTCGCGAACGGCTGCATCACCTGCCACCCCTGCGGCGGGGCACTGGGCTTCGCGCCCGACGCCACGCTCCCCAGCGGCCGCCCCGTCTCGGGCAACATCACCACCGACGCGACCGGCACGAGCTGCACCGTCGCCTGCCACACGCCCGAGGGCCAGCCGTCGACCGCGATCTCCTGGAGTGCGACGGGGCCTTTCCCGTGCTCGCAGTGCCACTCGCAGGGGCTCGCCGCCCCCGCGGGCGGCTCCTCACACCCCGCCGACAACAGCAGCGTCGAGGCGAACCGCACGGCGTGCCAGTCCTGCCACGACACCTCGCGGCACGTGACCGGGACGCCGCTCGTGAAGACGCCGAACGGCCCGATCGAGATCCCGCCGGGCGGCTCGGTCGAGGCGAACGGCGTCTGCGAGCAGTGCCACCTGGGTGATGGTCTGGTCCTCGCCGGCAAGTCGCCGCCGTTCCTCGTCGGCTGGGAGAACACGACCACGGGCGATTGGCACGGTGCCAGGGCCGGCACCGGCTCGGGCGGCACGCTCGCGGCGCCGTACGCGCGAGGCCAAGGGCCGTTGCCGTGCACGGTCTGCCACGACGCGCACGTCTCGCCGAACGCGTTCATCTTCGCTTCCCAGGTGAACGGCGTCTCGATCCCCGCCGGCGCCATCGGCCGCGCCGGCGTCGGCGCCGAGCAGCTCTGCAGCGCATGCCACCTCGGCAACCGCCATGCCTACTGCACGACCTGCCACACCTCCGACCCGCAGCCGGCGGGCAGCCCGTGCTTCGCGTGCCACGGCCACGAAGGGATCCGCTACATCCCGATCCCCAACGTGAAGCCCCACAACATGGCGCCGAAGGAGGGTAGTGGTTGCGCGCACTGCCACAGCCCTGGGTGGAGACCGGTCGCGGAGTCCGTCCCTCCGACGATCACCGTCGCTCCGGCGATCTCGAACGTCACCTCCTCGAGCGTCACCGTGCGGTGGACCACCAATGAGCCTTCGTCCTCGTACGTCGAGTACGGCGTCGGCTCGCCCGGCCAGGTCGCCGGCACGCCAGAGGTCGTGACGGACCACGTCGTCGAGCTGATCAACCTCTCCGGCCCGACGACCTACGTGTTCCGCGTTCGCTCCGCCGATGTCTCGCGGAACGTGGTGCAGTCGGCGCTCTCCACCTTCGCGACGAGCGATCCGAACGCTCCGATGCCGCCGCTCCTCGACGTGGAGCCCACCTTCTACTCCTACGAGTACATCCAGCCCGTCGAGCTGACCTGGACTGCCGTCAGCTCCCCGATAGCGGGCAACGGCGTTCAGTACCGCTGCGTGGTGGAGTTCGGGGACGGCAGCGTCGCCTCCGATTCCGGCTGGATCTCGACCCCAAGCTACAATGCCCAGCTCTACACGCTCTGGTGGCCCGACGAGTATCGCTGGCGCGTGAAGGCCCGCGACGCGGTGACGGGCGTCGAGTCGGTCTGGTCCGACTACAGCACGTTCGGCATCTGGTCTCCCGAATGGTGA
- a CDS encoding YncE family protein encodes MRRPFTLSAALAVLLATTACRPAVRATPPRALRGDQAELAVYVQPLAAGPLVLELATIAATREDGPPVPLELHLGRLSPETATRQRLVASGRLPPGSYTGLAVALRRATLAPNGGTGAALAIPEEPLVALVPFAVASGRGQVLLLSVRPEAVNAGAVLEGSALAAYAPDRPSAPLLGVSAVDYADSLLLFDRRAGGVVALFPTGPEPRTVAIDAFRQRVYVASSGANRIDAFDLATFETLDSTRLRVGDRPLSMALTPSGGLLVVANPGSDTVSLVDPIGGQELERVSVAGEPSWVTLDRPGLRAFVASRRTSTVSIITTDVALLTSGSAAVLGSFSVEPDPIRLFVEPAGDRLIIAYARTPYVTVHALPSGAMADRIFTGAPASALLRDPRSGALVVATADGKLQLYDPGTLLATATIALPAPATYLVIDDAENALLALLPGRGSVAVVDLTARKLRGEFELGPGPHDLALVAERR; translated from the coding sequence ATGCGACGCCCATTCACCCTCAGCGCCGCCCTCGCGGTGCTTCTCGCCACGACGGCGTGCCGTCCCGCCGTTCGGGCCACGCCTCCCCGGGCCCTGCGGGGCGACCAGGCTGAGCTGGCCGTCTACGTTCAGCCCCTGGCCGCGGGGCCGCTGGTGCTGGAGCTCGCGACGATCGCGGCCACTCGCGAGGACGGGCCGCCGGTGCCGCTGGAGCTCCACCTCGGACGCCTCTCGCCCGAGACCGCGACGCGCCAGCGGCTCGTCGCCTCCGGGCGGCTTCCGCCTGGAAGCTACACGGGGCTCGCCGTGGCGCTCCGCCGCGCCACCCTCGCGCCCAACGGTGGCACGGGGGCGGCCCTGGCCATCCCCGAGGAGCCGCTCGTCGCGCTGGTGCCGTTCGCCGTCGCGTCCGGGCGAGGCCAGGTCCTGCTCCTGTCGGTGCGGCCCGAAGCCGTCAACGCGGGGGCGGTCCTCGAGGGCTCCGCGCTCGCCGCGTATGCGCCCGACCGTCCCAGCGCGCCGCTCCTCGGCGTCTCGGCGGTCGACTACGCCGATAGCCTCCTTCTATTCGACCGTCGGGCGGGCGGCGTCGTCGCTCTCTTCCCCACGGGGCCGGAACCGCGCACGGTCGCGATCGACGCGTTCCGGCAGCGCGTATACGTGGCGAGCAGCGGCGCGAACCGCATCGACGCGTTCGATCTCGCCACCTTCGAGACGCTCGACTCCACCCGGCTCCGCGTCGGCGATCGGCCGCTTTCGATGGCCCTCACCCCGAGCGGCGGGCTGCTGGTGGTCGCGAACCCCGGCTCGGACACCGTGAGCCTGGTCGATCCCATCGGCGGGCAGGAGCTGGAGCGCGTCTCGGTGGCGGGCGAGCCGTCGTGGGTGACCCTCGACCGTCCCGGGTTGCGCGCCTTCGTGGCGAGCCGTCGCACCTCGACCGTCAGCATCATCACCACGGACGTCGCGCTCCTCACGTCGGGGTCCGCGGCCGTGCTGGGCTCCTTCTCCGTGGAGCCCGACCCGATCCGGCTCTTCGTCGAGCCTGCCGGCGACCGGCTCATCATCGCTTACGCCCGCACGCCGTACGTCACCGTGCACGCCCTCCCGAGCGGAGCGATGGCGGACCGGATCTTCACCGGAGCCCCTGCCTCGGCGCTCCTGCGCGACCCGCGCAGCGGCGCCCTCGTCGTGGCGACCGCGGACGGGAAGCTTCAGCTCTACGACCCGGGAACGCTCCTCGCGACGGCCACGATCGCGTTGCCCGCGCCCGCCACGTACCTCGTCATCGACGACGCCGAGAACGCGCTCCTCGCGCTGCTCCCCGGGCGGGGCTCCGTGGCCGTGGTGGATCTCACGGCGCGCAAGCTGCGGGGCGAGTTCGAGCTCGGGCCCGGTCCACACGACCTCGCCCTGGTGGCGGAGCGGCGCTAG
- a CDS encoding GNA1162 family protein, whose amino-acid sequence MSCPSPSRLATVALLLATACSSGPQRTYTDPSMDFGAIRTVAVLPFQNLSREQTANQRVRDVFVTLLLAAEAVYVVPTGETARGLEQAVVANPTAPSIAEVVKLGTILKADAVITGVVKEYGEIRSGTATSNAVSISIQLQEAGTGKVVWSGASTKGGIGFTDRLFGGGGEPLNRVTEEAVRDILDQLFR is encoded by the coding sequence TTGAGCTGCCCATCCCCTTCGCGTCTGGCCACCGTCGCCCTGCTGCTCGCTACGGCCTGCTCGTCCGGTCCTCAGCGCACCTACACCGATCCCAGCATGGACTTCGGGGCGATCCGCACGGTGGCGGTGCTGCCGTTCCAGAACCTCAGCCGAGAGCAGACGGCCAATCAGCGGGTGCGTGACGTCTTCGTCACGCTGCTGCTCGCGGCGGAGGCGGTCTATGTCGTGCCGACGGGCGAGACCGCGCGCGGGCTCGAGCAGGCGGTGGTCGCAAACCCCACCGCGCCGAGCATCGCGGAGGTGGTGAAGCTGGGCACCATCCTCAAGGCTGACGCCGTGATCACCGGGGTCGTCAAGGAGTACGGCGAGATCCGCTCCGGGACCGCGACCTCGAACGCCGTCTCGATCAGCATCCAGCTCCAGGAGGCGGGTACCGGGAAGGTGGTCTGGTCCGGGGCCAGCACCAAGGGCGGAATCGGGTTCACGGATCGGCTGTTCGGAGGGGGAGGGGAGCCCCTGAACCGCGTCACCGAGGAAGCGGTCCGTGACATTCTCGACCAGCTCTTCCGGTAG
- a CDS encoding peptidyl-prolyl cis-trans isomerase, producing the protein MSIRVRVPLADERFGPVPVATVADEVITVDDLRELAAITHQDRAEGMTGKADFTKLVERLVAVRTIVAEARAIGLDDLEEVKKPIADNKERIRFDLVRKHASKDVTVDPAEVKRLYDEARREWRIRSVFFGQEAEAKKFTAALAAGGEFDALAKKAAEDKVARSGEGSQWIRVSEIQVSVAKEVEKLAPGKATAPLKAGPGWTVVRLDEKRSVEDEALRAKIESTVRGEAVAKALQAYYAKLKKQLVRIDTKLLRAVSFDKPKGGFEALRKDRRVVARVEGAKPVTLGEVAESLARPLFHGVAPAQEQGKLDKQKQDALDALVSKRLVTIEAERLRLDDTPEAKRRAAEFETNLLFTTFIDRVVIPEVKVTEAEDRAAYEKRKDEFKYPAFYRLEGLAFQDAKNAQKALKSLQGGTDFKWLRSNSDGLVPEEEQVFRLDATQTISARAMPEEFRKALAGAQDGDVRLVASKDQHYVVRVAQFTPESVRPFEEVRPEIHKDVFGTAIARALDGWVEKLRDAHEVNVYLVTSP; encoded by the coding sequence GTGTCGATTCGCGTACGGGTTCCGCTCGCCGACGAGCGCTTCGGCCCGGTGCCGGTCGCGACGGTCGCGGACGAGGTCATCACGGTGGACGATCTTCGCGAGCTCGCCGCGATCACCCACCAGGACCGCGCGGAGGGGATGACCGGCAAGGCCGACTTCACGAAGCTCGTCGAGCGGCTCGTCGCCGTGCGGACGATCGTCGCCGAGGCGAGGGCCATCGGCCTCGACGATCTCGAGGAGGTGAAGAAGCCGATCGCCGACAACAAGGAGCGCATCCGCTTCGATCTCGTCCGCAAGCACGCGTCGAAGGACGTGACGGTCGATCCCGCCGAGGTCAAGCGTCTCTACGACGAGGCCAGACGCGAGTGGCGCATCCGCTCGGTCTTCTTCGGGCAGGAGGCCGAGGCGAAGAAGTTCACCGCGGCCCTGGCGGCCGGCGGCGAGTTCGACGCGCTCGCGAAGAAGGCGGCCGAGGACAAGGTCGCGCGGAGCGGCGAGGGTTCGCAGTGGATCCGCGTGTCCGAGATCCAGGTGAGCGTCGCGAAGGAGGTGGAGAAGCTCGCCCCCGGGAAGGCGACGGCGCCCTTGAAGGCCGGACCGGGCTGGACCGTCGTCCGGCTCGACGAGAAGCGCTCGGTCGAGGACGAGGCGCTCCGGGCCAAGATCGAGTCGACGGTCCGCGGCGAGGCCGTCGCGAAGGCGCTCCAGGCCTACTACGCGAAGCTCAAGAAGCAGCTCGTCCGCATCGACACGAAGCTCCTCCGCGCCGTGAGCTTCGACAAGCCGAAGGGTGGCTTCGAGGCGCTCAGGAAGGACCGCCGCGTCGTCGCCCGGGTCGAGGGTGCGAAGCCGGTGACCCTTGGTGAGGTCGCGGAATCCCTCGCGCGCCCCCTCTTCCACGGCGTCGCTCCGGCGCAGGAGCAGGGCAAGCTGGACAAGCAGAAGCAGGACGCGCTCGACGCGCTCGTGTCGAAGCGGCTCGTCACGATCGAGGCGGAGCGGCTCCGGCTCGACGACACGCCGGAGGCGAAGCGCCGGGCCGCCGAGTTCGAGACGAACCTCCTCTTCACCACGTTCATCGATCGCGTCGTCATCCCCGAGGTGAAGGTGACCGAGGCGGAGGATCGGGCCGCGTACGAGAAGCGCAAGGACGAGTTCAAGTACCCGGCGTTCTACCGGCTCGAGGGGCTGGCCTTCCAGGACGCGAAGAACGCGCAGAAGGCCCTGAAGAGCCTGCAGGGCGGTACGGACTTCAAGTGGCTCCGGTCGAACAGCGACGGCCTCGTGCCCGAGGAGGAGCAGGTGTTCCGCCTCGACGCCACGCAGACGATCAGCGCGCGCGCCATGCCGGAGGAGTTCCGCAAGGCGCTGGCGGGGGCCCAGGACGGCGACGTCCGGCTCGTGGCCTCCAAGGACCAGCACTACGTCGTGCGGGTCGCGCAGTTCACCCCCGAGAGCGTGCGGCCGTTCGAGGAGGTCCGCCCGGAAATCCACAAGGACGTGTTCGGGACTGCGATCGCCCGCGCGCTCGACGGATGGGTGGAGAAGCTGCGCGACGCGCACGAGGTCAACGTCTACCTCGTCACCTCGCCGTGA
- a CDS encoding cytochrome c3 family protein, translated as MNPRIRIPVLVAALAVGAALATPSVATAAAKFAKRDCYDCHKDFAKRVGGLSNVHPAVKAQKCEDCHLRHGAVPRLLLKKNGNALCAECHASAKIGTDKKVVHPVAGKGTCVTCHDPHGGNDRAMMKKAGAEGCYACHDRKPFERQAVHAVLKQKGCNACHAGHGSDERHILRASEDKLCASCHAANDGFKKKHGGYPVATCTRCHDPHSAPGAKLLKAVVHDPVKSASCSDCHVAATSPKPFALAQKGGAVCASCHDQKDVTGGKKVVHSPVKDGECVACHDPHASEQKALLARPGAKTCEQCHPAQMGIRTVVHKPIAGERACLTCHGAHAAGEAKLLDKKEPELCYGCHAKTSAQQKAKVAHQPFKSGDCSSCHDPHGSTVAGMLKARPDRVCYGCHVDAEARFVKSSTHAPVREGQCTACHLAHGGESKGLLKARGADLCKSCHADLVKKSTTKSSDGSPVHAPFAKGDCLGCHDPHGSNVKGMLVADERAMCVRCHEKEAKAAGAAKSVHAPFSGGECSKCHNAHAAPLKNLLLAKSPDLCLSCHKDIKERLSKKTMHSPAEDCMSCHRPHSGTQPFLVDQAPNELCGQCHEPTDGFTKAHLGIEPKAMACASCHDPHASDDPKFFKERQHAPFGSRKCDACHAATMEKKK; from the coding sequence ATGAATCCCAGGATCCGGATCCCCGTCCTCGTCGCTGCGCTCGCCGTGGGCGCGGCCCTCGCGACGCCCTCGGTGGCCACCGCCGCGGCGAAGTTCGCCAAGCGCGACTGCTACGACTGCCACAAGGACTTCGCGAAGCGCGTCGGCGGCCTCTCGAACGTGCACCCCGCGGTGAAGGCGCAGAAGTGCGAGGACTGCCACCTGCGGCACGGCGCGGTGCCGCGCCTCCTGCTCAAGAAGAACGGCAACGCCCTCTGCGCCGAGTGCCATGCCTCCGCGAAGATCGGCACCGACAAGAAGGTCGTCCACCCGGTCGCCGGGAAGGGCACGTGCGTCACGTGCCACGATCCGCACGGCGGCAACGACCGCGCCATGATGAAGAAGGCGGGCGCTGAGGGGTGCTACGCCTGCCACGATCGCAAGCCCTTCGAGCGCCAGGCGGTCCACGCCGTCCTGAAGCAGAAGGGCTGCAACGCGTGCCACGCCGGGCACGGCTCCGACGAGCGGCACATCCTGCGCGCGTCGGAGGACAAGCTCTGCGCGAGCTGTCACGCCGCGAACGACGGCTTCAAGAAGAAGCACGGCGGCTACCCGGTCGCGACCTGCACGCGCTGCCACGATCCCCACTCCGCCCCCGGCGCCAAGCTCCTCAAGGCCGTCGTCCACGATCCGGTGAAGAGCGCCTCGTGCTCGGACTGCCACGTCGCCGCGACCTCCCCGAAGCCGTTCGCGCTGGCCCAGAAGGGCGGGGCAGTCTGCGCGTCCTGCCACGACCAGAAGGACGTCACCGGCGGCAAGAAGGTGGTCCACTCTCCCGTGAAGGACGGCGAGTGCGTCGCCTGCCACGATCCCCACGCGTCCGAGCAGAAGGCTCTCCTCGCACGCCCGGGCGCCAAGACCTGCGAGCAGTGCCACCCCGCGCAGATGGGCATCCGCACGGTCGTGCACAAGCCGATCGCGGGTGAGCGCGCGTGCCTCACCTGCCACGGCGCCCACGCCGCGGGCGAGGCGAAGCTGCTCGACAAGAAGGAGCCGGAGCTCTGCTACGGCTGCCACGCGAAGACCTCCGCGCAGCAGAAGGCGAAGGTCGCCCACCAGCCGTTCAAGTCGGGCGACTGCTCGTCCTGTCACGACCCCCACGGCTCCACGGTGGCGGGCATGCTGAAGGCCCGCCCCGACCGCGTCTGCTACGGCTGCCACGTGGACGCCGAGGCGAGGTTCGTGAAGTCGAGCACCCACGCGCCCGTGCGAGAGGGGCAATGCACGGCCTGCCACCTCGCGCACGGCGGCGAGAGCAAGGGGCTCCTCAAGGCGCGCGGCGCGGACCTGTGCAAGTCTTGCCACGCGGACCTCGTGAAGAAGTCCACGACCAAGTCGTCGGACGGCAGCCCCGTCCACGCTCCGTTCGCCAAGGGTGACTGCCTCGGCTGCCACGATCCCCACGGCTCCAACGTGAAGGGGATGCTGGTCGCGGACGAGCGCGCCATGTGCGTCCGGTGCCACGAGAAGGAGGCGAAGGCGGCGGGGGCGGCCAAGAGCGTCCACGCGCCGTTCTCCGGCGGCGAGTGCTCGAAGTGCCACAACGCCCACGCCGCGCCGCTGAAGAACCTGCTGCTCGCGAAGAGCCCGGACCTCTGCCTGTCCTGCCACAAGGACATCAAGGAGCGGCTCTCGAAGAAGACGATGCACTCGCCGGCGGAGGACTGCATGAGCTGCCACCGGCCGCACTCGGGCACGCAGCCGTTCCTCGTCGATCAGGCGCCGAACGAGCTGTGCGGCCAGTGCCACGAGCCCACGGACGGCTTCACGAAGGCCCACCTCGGCATCGAGCCGAAGGCGATGGCCTGCGCGAGCTGCCACGACCCGCACGCCTCGGACGATCCGAAGTTCTTCAAGGAACGCCAGCACGCGCCCTTCGGCTCGCGCAAGTGCGACGCCTGCCACGCCGCGACGATGGAGAAGAAGAAGTGA